In a genomic window of Pedobacter sp. KBS0701:
- a CDS encoding RagB/SusD family nutrient uptake outer membrane protein produces the protein MKHIKYILLSLLICSTFSCKKEFLTLQPQGELTEAQLTTQDGVEGLLVGAYGLLNGNVNGTYGNYGAAPSQWLFGEVASDNAHKGSEIGDQPPMNAIEQHAPTSTNDNLSNIWDRCFEGIQRCNNTLKILANLQAGQGTAKFSDARAKEIQGETRLLRAHYYFFLVRIFKVVPYITEATSGTFVPNDKDIYPNIVDDLQFAVANLSTTKPKNQKGRVDKYAAQAYLGKVFLYQKKYPEAYDLLNAVILAKPSLIDMPYSDNFDITKEDGPETIMSVQHSVGTDGTGGDNGNVGDILNFPYGNAPINCCGFFQPTIDLANSFKVSAVGLPLLDGSYRTNPYKSDYGLTEADKINYAVDKTLPLDPRIESTIGRRGVPYRDWGIMPGDTWIRDASNGGPFLAVKNTIDVAQISSGTAPGTTNVTGLNVNLIRLGDVYLMAAECAVEKGDLARALTLVNAVRARAAKITPRDINGVPAAAYKVSEYVSFPNDTYARNAVRFERRLELAMEGHRFFDLVRWGIAKQTLESYFAFEGGYFNYLKGITIEARDDYFPLPQDQIDRSKGTLKQSPGY, from the coding sequence ATGAAACATATAAAATATATTCTTCTTTCCTTATTGATTTGCAGTACGTTTTCCTGCAAAAAGGAGTTTTTAACGCTTCAGCCTCAAGGCGAATTAACAGAAGCCCAGCTTACTACGCAAGATGGGGTAGAAGGTTTGCTGGTAGGGGCCTATGGGTTACTCAATGGCAATGTAAACGGAACTTATGGCAATTATGGCGCAGCACCAAGCCAATGGTTGTTTGGCGAGGTGGCTTCTGATAATGCACACAAAGGGAGTGAGATTGGCGATCAGCCACCAATGAATGCCATTGAGCAACATGCGCCAACCAGTACAAATGATAATTTATCGAATATTTGGGACAGGTGTTTTGAAGGGATCCAACGTTGTAACAATACCCTTAAAATTCTGGCCAACCTCCAGGCCGGACAAGGTACCGCAAAATTTAGCGATGCCCGCGCAAAGGAAATTCAGGGGGAAACCAGATTACTTCGGGCGCACTATTATTTCTTTTTGGTACGGATATTTAAAGTTGTGCCATACATTACAGAAGCCACAAGCGGTACATTTGTTCCGAATGATAAAGATATTTATCCAAATATTGTAGATGATCTTCAGTTTGCTGTTGCCAATTTAAGCACAACTAAACCAAAAAATCAAAAGGGCAGGGTAGATAAATATGCTGCTCAGGCTTATCTTGGAAAGGTATTTTTATATCAAAAAAAATATCCTGAAGCCTACGATTTGTTGAATGCTGTAATTTTGGCAAAACCATCTCTGATTGATATGCCCTATTCCGATAACTTTGATATCACTAAAGAAGACGGACCAGAAACCATTATGTCTGTTCAGCATTCTGTTGGAACAGATGGTACTGGCGGAGATAATGGCAATGTAGGCGATATACTTAACTTTCCTTATGGAAATGCACCTATTAACTGCTGCGGTTTTTTTCAGCCAACTATAGATTTAGCCAATTCATTTAAAGTAAGTGCTGTAGGGTTACCGCTATTGGATGGCAGCTACCGTACTAATCCATATAAATCTGATTATGGGTTAACCGAAGCAGATAAAATAAATTATGCTGTAGACAAGACCTTACCTTTAGATCCAAGAATTGAATCGACAATAGGAAGACGCGGTGTTCCATATCGGGATTGGGGTATAATGCCTGGCGATACCTGGATTCGTGATGCCAGTAATGGCGGTCCTTTTCTGGCTGTTAAGAATACCATTGATGTTGCTCAGATTTCGAGCGGAACTGCACCAGGTACCACCAATGTAACCGGATTAAATGTGAATCTGATCCGTTTAGGCGATGTTTATCTGATGGCGGCAGAATGTGCGGTAGAAAAAGGCGATTTAGCCAGGGCCTTAACGTTGGTAAACGCAGTGAGGGCCAGGGCAGCCAAAATAACGCCCAGAGATATAAACGGTGTGCCGGCTGCGGCTTACAAAGTTAGTGAGTATGTATCGTTCCCAAATGATACTTATGCCAGAAATGCGGTACGTTTTGAACGCAGATTGGAATTGGCAATGGAAGGCCACCGGTTTTTCGATCTTGTGCGTTGGGGCATAGCCAAACAAACCCTTGAGAGCTATTTTGCTTTTGAAGGCGGATACTTTAATTACTTAAAAGGCATCACCATCGAAGCCAGGGACGATTATTTTCCTTTACCTCAGGATCAGATTGATAGAAGTAAAGGCACACTCAAACAGAGTCCGGGATATTAG
- a CDS encoding TonB-dependent receptor — translation MKQNLFCIKRSFLLLCLGMLFALGAMAQSKITGKVVASDDKLPVIGATIKIKNAAGGTTTDANGTFSLNVKPTDILVISFVGYGNKEVAVGKQTNITIILQAENNNLTDVIVTGYSSQRKKDLTGAVAVVNMELLKAQPAASAVEALQGKATGVQIINDGAPGSTPQIRIRGISTINNNEPLYVIDGVPFEGKLSWLNQNDIESLQVLKDASSASIYGSRANNGVVIITTKKGIVGAPKITLDSYYGTQVPRKNSFPEMMNPQQYAQYIFDGYANAGLPVAAGKNYGSGSTPVLPEYLVAGLSLGQDVTAADADPSKYNYSRDPDLFYQITKANKAGTNWFDEITEVAPVQNYQLSATGGGENATYTFSGGYLDQKGTIKYTGFKRFNFRSNTNISAFNKRVRFGENAQYSYSEGFGLGVNPNVSGDYQDQGSALGWAYRIPTIIPVYDIAGNFAGSRGSQLGNAENPVAFLYRAKDNKNKSNFFFGNVYAEGDIIPGLVLKTNFGLRYENFNGLSMRYPNLEFSEGNNSNNLNEYQGYNTEWTWTNTLNYSKVFNEKHRVNVLVGTEAIRSRSRQLNAGRNGYFILGSQDYYYLNTGSSNISNSSYGSIGSLFSLFAKADYSYHDRYLASVTIRRDGSSNFGPANKYGYYPAASAAWRLSEEEFMKDVKWISDLKLRVGYGQTGNQRIPPYQYINRYQSSIVNSAYAVGGGNGLTTGVWQNAYQNPDVKWESLKALNVGLDFTLIGGAIDGSLDWYNKKTSDMLYNLPLPSSVVGLGSSPYVNIGDMSNKGVEFNVAYHYGRSADNPFKFDIGLNLSKNDNKIVRLAPGIFNQIYGNYRSLQTSVLQEGEPFGSFFGYKTAGIYQSTADIQNNPSYAGARVGGLRYQDINGDGIIDPKDRTIIGNPNPDFTYGVNLNASYKNFDISAFLYGVQGNDLFEATRYFTDFPSFAGAKSTRLLNAWSPSNSSSLTPSAYVGASDVELASSSYYVQDGSFLRLKNIQIGYSIPTAKAFGPKSGITRIRVYVSATNLFTITNYTGLDPEVSQTRDASSSVGSSGPPADTFSALGVDKGVYPSPRQFLIGINVGF, via the coding sequence ATGAAACAAAATCTATTTTGTATCAAGAGGAGTTTTCTTCTCTTGTGTTTGGGGATGCTATTTGCCCTTGGTGCAATGGCCCAATCAAAAATTACTGGTAAAGTTGTTGCCAGTGATGACAAATTACCTGTTATTGGAGCCACAATTAAAATTAAGAATGCCGCCGGAGGTACCACTACTGATGCCAACGGAACTTTCTCTTTGAATGTAAAGCCTACTGATATTTTGGTGATTTCTTTTGTTGGCTACGGGAATAAAGAAGTGGCAGTGGGTAAACAGACCAATATCACTATTATTTTACAGGCTGAGAATAACAATTTAACAGATGTGATTGTAACCGGTTATTCTTCTCAGCGGAAAAAGGATTTAACCGGTGCCGTTGCTGTGGTTAACATGGAACTGTTAAAAGCACAACCCGCTGCAAGTGCGGTAGAGGCCTTGCAAGGTAAAGCAACGGGTGTGCAGATTATAAACGACGGTGCGCCAGGCTCAACACCACAGATCAGAATCAGGGGAATCAGTACCATTAATAACAACGAACCACTTTATGTTATTGATGGCGTTCCTTTTGAAGGTAAATTATCATGGCTTAACCAGAATGATATCGAAAGCCTGCAAGTATTGAAAGATGCGTCTTCGGCATCTATTTATGGCTCAAGGGCAAATAATGGTGTGGTAATCATCACCACTAAAAAAGGGATAGTTGGTGCACCCAAAATCACGCTCGACTCTTATTATGGTACACAGGTTCCCAGAAAAAATAGTTTTCCTGAAATGATGAATCCCCAGCAATATGCACAGTATATATTTGACGGTTATGCCAATGCGGGGCTACCAGTTGCAGCAGGAAAAAATTATGGTTCTGGTTCAACTCCTGTATTGCCAGAATATTTGGTGGCCGGTTTAAGCCTTGGTCAGGATGTTACTGCTGCTGATGCAGATCCTTCTAAATACAACTATAGCCGTGATCCTGATCTTTTTTATCAGATTACAAAAGCAAATAAAGCGGGTACCAACTGGTTTGATGAAATTACTGAAGTCGCGCCTGTTCAAAATTATCAGCTTAGCGCTACAGGAGGTGGAGAAAATGCAACTTATACTTTCTCTGGTGGTTATCTGGATCAGAAAGGAACCATTAAATACACCGGATTTAAGCGGTTCAATTTTAGATCGAACACCAATATTTCAGCATTTAATAAAAGGGTTCGCTTTGGTGAGAATGCGCAATACAGCTATTCAGAAGGCTTTGGTTTGGGTGTAAACCCGAATGTTTCTGGTGATTATCAGGATCAGGGAAGTGCACTGGGCTGGGCATACCGGATCCCTACCATTATTCCGGTTTACGACATTGCCGGAAATTTTGCCGGTAGCCGCGGAAGCCAGCTGGGAAATGCTGAAAATCCTGTTGCTTTTCTGTATCGCGCAAAAGACAATAAGAATAAAAGTAATTTCTTTTTCGGAAACGTTTATGCGGAGGGCGATATCATTCCAGGATTAGTATTAAAAACCAATTTCGGTTTGCGTTATGAAAACTTTAATGGTTTATCTATGCGTTATCCAAACCTGGAATTTTCTGAAGGCAACAATTCGAATAACCTGAACGAATATCAGGGGTATAATACCGAATGGACCTGGACCAACACTTTAAATTATAGTAAAGTATTTAATGAAAAGCATAGGGTAAATGTATTAGTGGGTACTGAAGCCATCAGATCACGATCAAGACAGCTAAATGCCGGAAGAAATGGCTACTTCATTTTAGGCAGTCAGGATTATTACTACCTCAATACAGGTTCATCTAATATCAGTAATTCGAGTTACGGATCAATTGGCTCCCTTTTCTCGCTATTTGCCAAAGCAGATTATTCTTATCATGACCGTTATCTGGCTAGTGTTACCATTCGCCGTGACGGTTCTTCTAACTTCGGCCCTGCAAACAAGTACGGTTATTATCCGGCAGCGAGTGCAGCATGGAGGTTATCGGAAGAAGAATTTATGAAAGATGTTAAATGGATCAGCGATTTAAAATTGAGGGTTGGATATGGCCAAACCGGTAACCAGCGAATACCTCCATATCAATACATCAACAGATACCAGAGTTCTATTGTTAACTCAGCCTATGCTGTTGGCGGAGGCAATGGCCTTACTACCGGTGTGTGGCAAAATGCTTATCAAAATCCGGATGTAAAATGGGAATCGTTAAAAGCCTTAAATGTTGGTCTTGATTTTACGCTAATTGGCGGTGCCATTGACGGATCATTAGACTGGTACAACAAAAAAACTTCCGATATGCTTTATAATTTGCCATTACCATCGAGCGTAGTTGGTTTAGGTAGTTCGCCTTATGTTAATATCGGTGATATGAGCAATAAAGGGGTCGAATTTAATGTTGCTTATCACTACGGAAGAAGCGCAGATAACCCTTTTAAATTTGACATTGGTTTAAATCTCTCCAAAAACGACAATAAAATTGTGAGGTTAGCGCCTGGTATTTTTAATCAGATTTATGGCAATTACAGAAGCTTACAGACCAGTGTTTTGCAGGAAGGTGAGCCTTTCGGATCTTTCTTTGGATACAAAACAGCCGGAATCTATCAAAGTACAGCAGACATTCAAAATAATCCTTCGTACGCAGGCGCAAGGGTTGGCGGTTTGCGTTACCAGGATATCAATGGCGATGGTATAATCGATCCTAAAGACCGTACCATTATCGGCAATCCGAATCCAGATTTTACCTATGGTGTAAATTTAAATGCATCTTACAAAAACTTCGATATTTCCGCTTTCTTATACGGTGTTCAAGGCAATGATTTGTTTGAGGCGACCCGCTATTTTACTGACTTTCCATCTTTTGCCGGTGCTAAAAGTACAAGATTGTTAAACGCCTGGAGTCCGAGTAATTCTTCAAGCCTTACCCCATCTGCTTACGTGGGTGCATCAGATGTTGAACTGGCTTCTTCAAGTTATTATGTTCAGGATGGTAGTTTTTTAAGGTTGAAGAATATACAGATCGGTTATTCAATTCCAACAGCTAAAGCATTCGGGCCAAAATCGGGTATTACCAGAATCAGAGTTTATGTAAGTGCTACTAACCTTTTCACCATTACCAATTACACAGGTCTGGATCCGGAGGTGAGTCAAACCAGAGATGCTTCTTCTTCTGTAGGAAGTTCGGGTCCTCCTGCCGATACTTTTTCGGCACTTGGGGTTGATAAAGGCGTTTATCCTTCGCCACGTCAGTTTTTAATCGGTATTAATGTTGGATTTTAA
- a CDS encoding DEAD/DEAH box helicase, producing MLFKELNLIEPILKALETEGYTQPTPIQEQSIPTILKGKDLLGCAQTGTGKTAAFAIPMLQLLHEKHINTKATKNIKALVLTPTRELAIQIEESFKAYGRHLNLRHLVIFGGVNQHSQVEALRKGVDILVATPGRLLDLMNQGFISLNTIELFVLDEADRMLDMGFIHDVKKVVAKLPAKRQTLFFSATMPDEIQKLANTILSSPTKVEVTPISSTAETIVQSVYFVDKPDKKKLLIHLLEDKKIETALVFTRTKHGADRIVKDLAHAGIKAAAIHGNKSQNARQRALTDFKDRKIRVLVATDIAARGIDIDQLSHVFNFELPNIPESYVHRIGRTGRAGANGIAISFCDAEENEYLLDIQKLIKITLPVVDDHPYPLSWESMLAKNQVKRKPQAQSKGGGGAKKSGDGNMSGKPRNASNNRRFGGNRKRGDR from the coding sequence ATGTTATTCAAAGAATTAAACCTCATTGAGCCCATTTTAAAGGCCCTTGAGACCGAAGGTTATACACAACCAACACCAATACAGGAGCAATCCATTCCAACAATATTAAAAGGCAAAGATTTATTAGGTTGCGCACAAACAGGTACCGGAAAAACTGCTGCCTTTGCTATTCCGATGTTGCAGTTATTGCACGAAAAACACATCAACACCAAAGCAACTAAAAACATAAAGGCTTTAGTTTTAACGCCTACACGCGAGCTTGCCATTCAGATTGAAGAAAGCTTTAAAGCTTATGGCCGCCACTTAAACTTACGTCATCTGGTAATTTTTGGGGGTGTAAACCAACACTCGCAGGTCGAAGCCCTAAGAAAAGGCGTTGATATTTTAGTGGCAACACCTGGCCGTTTATTAGACTTAATGAACCAGGGATTCATTAGCTTAAATACCATTGAACTTTTCGTACTGGATGAGGCTGATCGGATGCTCGATATGGGCTTTATTCACGATGTGAAAAAAGTAGTAGCTAAATTACCAGCTAAACGTCAGACTTTATTTTTCTCGGCAACCATGCCAGATGAAATCCAGAAGTTGGCGAATACGATTTTATCTAGTCCGACAAAAGTAGAGGTCACCCCTATTTCTTCTACTGCCGAAACAATTGTTCAGTCGGTGTATTTTGTAGACAAACCTGATAAAAAGAAATTATTGATCCATCTTCTTGAAGATAAAAAGATCGAAACTGCTTTGGTTTTTACCCGTACCAAACATGGTGCAGACCGTATTGTTAAGGATTTGGCTCATGCTGGTATTAAAGCTGCTGCTATCCACGGTAATAAATCGCAAAATGCCCGTCAAAGGGCATTAACTGATTTTAAAGATAGAAAAATCCGTGTTTTGGTAGCGACTGATATTGCTGCACGTGGTATTGATATTGATCAGTTATCACATGTTTTCAATTTTGAGTTACCAAACATTCCTGAATCTTACGTTCACAGAATTGGCCGTACCGGTCGTGCTGGTGCAAACGGTATTGCGATTTCTTTCTGTGATGCAGAGGAAAACGAATACTTATTGGATATCCAGAAACTGATCAAAATTACGTTGCCAGTAGTTGACGACCACCCTTACCCGTTAAGCTGGGAAAGTATGTTAGCCAAAAATCAGGTTAAACGCAAACCACAAGCCCAATCTAAAGGCGGCGGCGGTGCTAAAAAAAGTGGTGATGGCAATATGAGTGGTAAGCCACGTAATGCCAGCAACAACAGGAGATTTGGTGGAAACAGAAAAAGAGGAGATAGATAG
- the leuS gene encoding leucine--tRNA ligase, producing the protein MDYQFKEIERKWQKFWADHQTFKAESNSEKPKYYVLDMFPYPSGAGLHVGHPLGYIASDIFSRYKRLKGFNVLHPMGYDSFGLPAEQYAIQTGQHPAITTEANIATYRRQLDQIGFSFDWSREVRTSEPSYYKWTQWIFMQLFNSWYNIENDRAEDITTLIEKFNASGTAYVKSVCDEDTKEFLPSDWATFTDEEKQIELLKYRLTYLRESTVNWCAALGTVLANDEVKDGFSERGGFPVEQKKMMQWSMRITAYSDRLLQGLDTIDWPEPIKEMQRNWIGKSVGASVKFQVEGKDKQIEVFTTRVDTIFGVSYLVLAPEHEWVAKLTTPEQKEDIANYIALTKKKSELDRMADTKTVSGAFTGTYVINPVSGERVQLWIADYVLAGYGTGAVMGVPSGDQRDWLFAKHFNLPIIQILDGQKDIDVQADPTKEGKYINSGFINGLTYKEAVAFLNNWLEVEKVGKAKVNFRQRDAIFGRQRYWGEPIPVYFKDGLPYLVNEEELPLLLPEIDKYLPTETGEPPLARAENWLPKDGGHYELSTMPGWAGSSWYWYRYMDANNDAEFASKEAVEYWKAVDLYIGGSEHATGHLLYSRFWNKFLKDLGYTKEEEPFKKLINQGMIQGRSNFVYRINDENGKPTNTYVSAGLRKEYKTSALHVDVNIVENDALDLTKFKAWREEYANAEFILEGGKYICGVEVEKMSKSKFNVVNPDDLIERYGADTLRMYEMFLGPLEQSKPWNTNGIEGVFKFLRKFWRLFHNEDWTFHVNDNVPTKAELKSLHKIIKKVQDDIERFSFNTSVSSFMIAVNELTDLKCKNRQILEDMVIILSPYAPHICEELWVLLGNEAGTLSYTAFPTFKPEYLVEDEFAYPVSINGKMKMNLNLSLTLAQPEVESILLADEQFLKFLDGKPTKKIIFVKGKIINVVV; encoded by the coding sequence ATGGATTACCAATTCAAAGAAATAGAACGGAAGTGGCAGAAATTCTGGGCAGATCATCAAACATTTAAGGCCGAAAGCAATTCTGAAAAACCAAAATACTATGTGTTAGATATGTTTCCTTATCCATCAGGAGCAGGCTTACACGTTGGTCACCCACTGGGTTACATTGCATCAGATATTTTTTCGAGATACAAACGCCTTAAAGGTTTTAACGTATTGCACCCGATGGGATACGATTCTTTCGGATTACCAGCGGAGCAATATGCGATACAGACCGGACAACATCCGGCCATTACTACTGAAGCAAACATTGCAACTTACCGCCGACAGTTGGATCAGATCGGTTTTTCTTTTGATTGGAGCAGGGAAGTACGTACCAGCGAGCCGTCTTATTACAAATGGACGCAGTGGATTTTTATGCAGTTGTTCAACTCGTGGTATAATATTGAGAACGACAGGGCAGAAGATATTACCACCTTGATTGAAAAATTCAACGCATCGGGTACTGCTTATGTAAAATCGGTTTGTGACGAAGATACAAAAGAATTTCTGCCAAGCGACTGGGCAACTTTTACTGATGAAGAGAAACAGATCGAATTGTTAAAATACCGTTTAACTTATCTTCGCGAAAGTACTGTAAACTGGTGTGCAGCTTTAGGTACCGTTTTAGCAAATGATGAAGTAAAAGACGGTTTTTCAGAGCGTGGCGGTTTCCCGGTTGAGCAAAAGAAAATGATGCAGTGGAGTATGCGGATTACTGCTTATTCAGACCGGCTTTTGCAAGGTTTAGATACGATTGACTGGCCAGAGCCAATTAAAGAAATGCAGCGCAACTGGATAGGCAAAAGTGTGGGAGCATCTGTTAAATTTCAGGTAGAAGGAAAAGATAAACAGATTGAAGTGTTTACCACGCGCGTAGATACCATTTTTGGTGTTTCGTATCTAGTATTGGCTCCGGAACACGAATGGGTTGCAAAATTGACGACTCCCGAACAAAAAGAGGACATTGCAAATTATATCGCTTTAACGAAAAAGAAATCGGAATTAGACCGTATGGCTGATACCAAAACCGTATCCGGTGCTTTCACAGGTACTTATGTCATAAATCCGGTAAGTGGTGAGCGCGTTCAATTATGGATTGCTGATTACGTATTGGCTGGTTATGGAACAGGTGCGGTAATGGGTGTGCCAAGTGGCGATCAACGCGATTGGTTATTTGCTAAACACTTTAATTTACCGATTATCCAGATTTTGGACGGGCAAAAAGATATTGATGTGCAGGCAGATCCGACCAAAGAAGGGAAATATATCAACTCTGGTTTTATTAACGGGTTGACTTATAAAGAAGCTGTAGCATTCTTGAATAACTGGTTAGAAGTTGAAAAAGTTGGAAAAGCCAAAGTGAATTTCCGTCAACGCGATGCGATTTTCGGTCGACAGCGTTATTGGGGTGAACCGATTCCTGTTTACTTTAAAGATGGGTTACCATATTTGGTAAATGAAGAAGAATTGCCTTTGTTGCTTCCGGAAATTGATAAATATTTACCGACCGAAACAGGTGAGCCACCATTGGCCAGGGCCGAAAACTGGTTGCCAAAAGATGGCGGGCACTATGAATTAAGCACCATGCCGGGTTGGGCAGGAAGCAGCTGGTACTGGTACCGGTATATGGATGCCAATAATGACGCAGAATTTGCTTCGAAAGAAGCAGTTGAGTATTGGAAGGCTGTCGATTTGTATATCGGTGGTTCTGAACATGCAACTGGTCACTTATTGTACAGCCGTTTCTGGAATAAATTTTTGAAAGATTTAGGTTATACCAAGGAAGAAGAGCCTTTTAAAAAACTGATTAACCAGGGGATGATTCAGGGTAGGAGTAATTTTGTTTATCGTATTAACGACGAGAACGGAAAACCTACCAATACTTATGTTTCTGCCGGTTTAAGAAAAGAATATAAAACTTCAGCTTTACATGTTGATGTAAACATTGTTGAAAACGATGCGTTAGATCTGACGAAATTTAAAGCCTGGAGAGAGGAATATGCCAATGCAGAATTTATTCTTGAGGGTGGAAAATACATTTGTGGTGTTGAGGTAGAAAAAATGTCGAAATCAAAATTCAATGTGGTTAATCCTGATGATTTGATTGAACGTTACGGAGCCGATACTTTGCGCATGTACGAAATGTTCTTAGGTCCGTTAGAGCAAAGTAAACCCTGGAATACCAATGGCATTGAAGGGGTATTTAAGTTCTTGCGTAAATTCTGGCGTTTGTTCCACAACGAAGACTGGACTTTCCATGTAAATGATAATGTACCTACCAAAGCGGAGCTGAAATCGCTGCATAAAATCATTAAAAAAGTACAGGATGATATCGAACGTTTTTCTTTCAATACTTCTGTATCAAGTTTCATGATTGCGGTAAATGAATTAACGGATCTTAAATGTAAAAACCGTCAGATTTTGGAAGATATGGTGATTATTCTTTCGCCTTATGCGCCACATATCTGTGAAGAACTTTGGGTATTGTTAGGTAACGAGGCTGGAACTTTATCCTATACTGCTTTCCCAACATTTAAGCCTGAGTATCTGGTAGAAGATGAGTTTGCTTACCCGGTTTCCATCAACGGTAAAATGAAAATGAACCTGAATTTGAGCTTAACTTTAGCCCAACCAGAAGTAGAAAGTATTTTATTGGCTGATGAGCAATTCCTGAAATTCTTAGATGGGAAACCAACCAAAAAGATCATTTTCGTTAAAGGAAAGATTATTAACGTGGTGGTTTAG